One Cucumis sativus cultivar 9930 chromosome 1, Cucumber_9930_V3, whole genome shotgun sequence DNA segment encodes these proteins:
- the LOC101206454 gene encoding protein ELF4-LIKE 4, with product MEGDTFSGLGSSPQIDSKILQTFQKNFVQVQNILDQNKLLISEINQNHESKIPDNLNRNVGLIRELNNNIRRVVDLYADLSCSFTRSMEVSSEGDSSGALKSDGKAGQKRNRAA from the coding sequence ATGGAGGGTGATACATTTTCAGGGCTTGGGAGTAGTCCACAGATTGATAGCAAGATTTTACAAACATTTCAGAAGAATTTTGTTCAAGTTCAAAACATATTGGATCAAAACAAGCTGCTTATTAGTGAGATAAACCAGAATCACGAGTCAAAAATCCCGGACAATCTTAACAGAAATGTGGGTCTGATCAGAGAATTAAACAACAATATCAGGAGGGTTGTTGACTTATATGCTGATCTTTCATGTTCGTTCACCAGATCCATGGAAGTTTCTTCAGAAGGTGATTCAAGTGGAGCTTTGAAATCAGATGGAAAAGCAGGTCAGAAGAGAAATAGGGCTGCTTAA
- the LOC101206868 gene encoding cytochrome P450 CYP72A219 has translation MEYFVFYCLALCLVVFGVAKAFHSIWWKPISVERHLKRQGIRGNAYKPLVGDVKEYVRMMTEAWSTPMNLDHQIVQRVDPFTAVNAEKYGKISMCWFGTSPRLIVKDPEMMKEVLTNKVGSFEKPPLSPLILTLTRGLTTLKGNEWAKHKRIINPAFHLERLKGMMAAFNISCSNMIEEWKEKAANQDSVEVDVWPELQRLTGDVISRAAFGSNFEEGKKIFEHLKQLTLLTLEAMQTLYLPGFRFIPTAKNRKRERLNKEIKTMIRSLILRKESSMSNQEDNADDLLSLLLQSKKKENQQEGDGLTIDEVMEECKQFYLAGQETTASLLIWTVIVLAMHSDWQEKARQEVLQFCGKNEPTFESLNHFKIVTMILYEVLRLYPPVIGQYQHTYAEIKIGEVLIPAGIDVTLPTLLIHHDPEYWGEDAEQFKPERFASGVSKASKDQLAFFPFGWGPRTCIGQNFAMLEAKVALAMILQNFSFQLSPSYAHAPHTVMTLQPQHGAQLILHQL, from the exons atggaatacTTTGTGTTCTATTGTTTGGCactttgtttggttgtttttgGAGTGGCAAAAGCTTTTCATTCCATTTGGTGGAAACCCATATCAGTGGAAAGACATTTGAAAAGACAAGGAATAAGAGGGAATGCTTACAAGCCTTTGGTTGGTGATGTCAAAGAGTATGTGAGGATGATGACTGAAGCATGGTCCACTCCTATGAATCTAGATCATCAGATTGTTCAACGTGTCGACCCGTTCACAGCGGTGAACGCTGAAAAATATG GAAAGATATCTATGTGTTGGTTTGGCACAAGTCCGAGATTGATAGTGAAGGACCCTGAGATGATGAAAGAAGTACTAACGAACAAGGTGGGTAGCTTTGAGAAGCCACCATTGAGTCCACTTATTTTGACGCTAACGAGAGGATTAACTACTCTTAAAGGAAATGAATGGGCTAAACACAAGAGGATCATCAATCCTGCTTTTCATCTTGAAAGGCTCAAG GGAATGATGGCAGCCTTTAATATAAGTTGTAGCAACATGATAGAGGAGTGGAAGGAAAAGGCTGCTAATCAAGACAGTGTTGAAGTGGATGTGTGGCCTGAACTTCAGAGACTAACTGGAGATGTTATATCAAGGGCTGCCTTTGGCTCCAACTTTGAAGAAGGGAAGAAGATCTTCGAACATCTCAAACAACTCACTCTTCTTACTCTAGAAGCTATGCAGACCTTGTATCTTCCTGGTTTCAG ATTTATTCCAACGGCTAAGAataggaagagagagagactgAACAAGGAGATCAAAACCATGATTAggagtttaattttaagaaaagaaagttccATGAGCAACCAGGAAGATAATGCTGATGACCTGTTAAGCCTGCTGTTGCagtcaaagaagaaagaaaaccaacAAGAAGGTGATGGACTGACAATTGATGAAGTGATGGAGGAGTGCAAGCAGTTCTACCTTGCAGGGCAGGAAACAACAGCAAGCTTGTTAATATGGACAGTCATTGTCTTGGCCATGCACTCAGACTGGCAAGAAAAGGCTAGGCAGGAGGTCTTGCAATTTTGTGGAAAGAATGAACCAACTTTTGAATCTTTAAACCACTTCAAGATT GTTACCATGATACTCTATGAAGTCCTGAGGTTATACCCACCAGTTATTGGTCAATATCAACATACTTATGCAGAAATAAAGATAGGTGAAGTTTTAATACCAGCTGGGATTGATGTTACTTTACCTACACTGCTTATTCACCACGATCCTGAGTATTGGGGAGAAGATGCAGAACAATTCAAACCAGAGAGATTCGCTTCAGGAGTTTCAAAGGCAAGCAAAGATCAGTTGGCTTTCTTTCCCTTTGGCTGGGGACCTAGGACTTGCATTGGACAAAACTTTGCCATGTTAGAAGCTAAGGTAGCATTGGCTATGATTCTACAGAATTTCTCTTTTCAGCTTTCACCTTCTTATGCACATGCTCCCCATACTGTCATGACTCTTCAACCACAGCATGGAGCCCAGCTGATACTTCACCAACTATAG
- the LOC101209454 gene encoding DNA-directed RNA polymerase III subunit RPC4, with amino-acid sequence MEQNPPKNKTAAPRKLKFAPKAPVRRIPKPEVKAEVAEDADAAQARDLLKRFNESTQRAKQRVGRKAAPTQVAFGSGGSSSTLRSYGVSKAGNRPRNEDGTLPASTSKEYVEPWDYYSYYPVTLPLRRPYSGNPDSLNEEEFGEASENLTYDENTTTAAMNLGLLEENPEADVLFLQLPPMVPMIKQSSSVEDMGSGNSSEQNKASQPRQKTCSMNELPSGSIGKLLVYRSGAVKLKLGDIIYDVSSGMDCGFAQEVAAINVEGKRCCIVGELSKRAILTPDVDSMLKNIEDL; translated from the exons ATGGAGCAAAATCCACCAAAAAACAAGACAGCTGCTCCAAGGAAG TTGAAATTTGCTCCAAAAGCACCTGTCCGGCGTATACCAAAACCTGAAGTCAAAGC AGAAGTAGCAGAGGATGCTGATGCTGCTCAAGCCAGGGATTTACTTAAACGCTTCAAT GAAAGCACCCAGAGGGCAAAGCAAAGAGTTGGGAGAAAAG CGGCACCTACACAAGTTGCATTTGGCTCTGGAGGTTCATCGAGCACCCTAAGATCATATGGTGTTTCAAAAGCTGGAAATAGACCAAGAAATGAAG ATGGAACTCTTCCGGCTAGTACAAGCAAGGAGTATGTAGAACCATGG GATTATTACAGTTATTATCCTGTAACTCTTCCTCTGCGGAGACCATATTCAGGAAATCCAG ATTCTCTAAACGAGGAAGAATTTGGTGAGGCTTCAGAAAACTTAACCTACGATGAAAATACAACAACTGCAGCAATGAATCTTGGTCTATTG GAGGAGAACCCGGAGGCAGATGTCCTTTTTTTACAATTACCACCTATGGTGCCTATGATAAAGCAATCTTCTTCAGTAGAAGACATGGGGTCAGGCAACAGCTCAGAACAAAACAAGGCCTCACAACCTCGACAGAAAACCTGCTCTATGAATGAGTTACCTTCTGGCTCCATCGGTAAACTGCTTGTGTATAGGAGTGGTGCTGTCAAGTTAAAACTTGGCGATATCATATATGAT GTTTCTTCTGGAATGGATTGTGGCTTTGCTCAAGAAGTTGCAGCTATCAACGTGGAAGGGAAGCGTTGCTGCATCGTTGGGGAGCTTAGCAAGCGTGCCATTTTAACACCAGATGTGGATTCAATGTTAAAGAATATTGAGgatttataa